In the bacterium genome, CAGCACAGGGATCATCATTGTCCTTCCCCTGACCTTCGTTCTCGATCCGGTGATCTCCATCGCCCTGATGCTGGGCCTGTACGCCAGCGGCATGACGGGCGGCAGCTTCTCGGCGATTCTGCTCAACATCCCGGGAACGCCCTCCGCCTCGGCCACCGCGATGGACGGCTACCCCATGGCCGCAAAGGGAGAGGCGGGCCGGGCACTGGGAATCGCCATCATCGCCAGCTTCGCCGGCGGTCTCTTCAGCTCTTTTTGCCTGTACCTGATCGCCCCCCAGCTGGCGGCGGTCGCCCTGAAATTCCACGCGGCCGACCTTTTCAGCCTCGTCTTTTTCGGGCTGAGCGTCATCTGCGGCTTCGCCGCCAAATCGCTCGTCAAGGGACTTCTCTCCGGCTTCATCGGACTCCTCATCGTCACCGTGGGACAGGACCCCATCATGGGAACCGCGCGCTTCACCTACGGCGACTCGAACATGCTCGCGGGCATTCACTTCCTCACCGCCATGATCGGTCTGTTCGCCATCCCGCAAATCGTCGAGGGCATTTTCGAGGGTTCCACCGGACAGAGTCCGATCACATCCGCCAGGCGGTTCGGAAGGCTTCTCCCGAGCTTCCAGGATCTCAAAAAAATCATGCGGCTCCCGATTCCCGTCGGCTCCCTGGTCGGCACCTTCATCGGCATTCTCCCCGGCGCCGGCGGCCCCATCGCGGCCTTCATCAGCTACGACTACACCCAGAAGATGAGCCGGGACAGGGAAGGGTTCGGAAAGGGCTGCGTCGAGGGCATCGCCGCCCCCGAGTCCGCCAACAACGCCGTCGCCGGCGGCGCGCTGATCCCCATGATGACGCTCGGCATCCCGGGCGACCCGGTGACCGCCATCCTGATCGGCGCCCTCCTCGTCCACGGCCTTGCGCCGGGGCCGCTCCTTTTCATGGAACAGGGGGGCTTCGCCTACACCGTCATCTTTTCTTTTTTCTGGGCAAACATCTTCAACTTCATCATCGCCTTCACGTGCATCCGCCTGATCGTCAAGGTGCTGGCCACCCCGCGTACCGTTCTGCTTCCGGTCATCGCCATTTTGTGCGTCGTGGGCAGTTTTGCCCTCCGGAATTCTTTTTTTGATACCTTTGTGATGCTGTTTTTCGGCTTGTTGGCCATTTTCATGCGCTGGCTGGAGATGCCGGTGGTGCCGCTTCTCCTCGCGCTCGTCCTCGGAAAACAACTGGAAGAGCATCTTCGGGTCGCGCTGACTGCCTCACGGGGAGATGTCTCTGTCTTCTTTACTTCACCCATCAGCCTGATCTTCTTGTCCCTGTCCTTGATTTCCATCGCGTGGCCGTTTATCTACGAACAAAGGAACCGGAGGAGCGCGCAGGACTGACGAACGGAAACGCAATGGGATAAGCTGAATCGCTATTTATCGGTTCAAGGAGAAAAGAATGAGCAACGGAAAAGTCCGGGTCGCATCCCTGGGGATGGGGTGGTGGTCCGATGTCCTGGCGGACGCCGTGCAGCGATCGGACAAAATCGAGATCGTTTCCTGCTACACGCGATCCCCGGAAAAGCGCGAGGCCTTCGCCCGAAAATACGGATGCGCGGCGGCGGGGAGTTACGAGGAAATGCTCGCGGACCCTTCCATCGAGGCCGTCATCAACACCACCCCGAACCACGTCCACCTGGAGACGGTCCGGGCGGCCGCCGAGGCCGGCAAGCACGTCTTCCTCGACAAGCCCATCGCCCACACCATCGCCGACGGCCGGAAGATCGCCGATAGCTGCAAGCGGGCGGGCGTCGTCCTCTCGGTCGGCTACCAGCGTCGCCGGGAAAATCATTTTTTGTGGATCAAGCGCGCCATCGAAGCGGGAAAATTCGGCATCCTGGTCCAGGCCGATGCGAACATCAGCCGCGACCGCGTGGGGCAGTTCGAGGAAGGTCACTGGCGCTACCGGGCGGACGCCATGCCGGGCGGCGTGATGCTTCAGATCGGGATTCACTACATCGACGTGCTGTGCATGCTGATGGGTCCGATCAAGGCCGTCTCCGCGCGCACGGGCCAACTCGTCCTCCCGGGCGAGAACCCCGACATCGCCAACCTGATCATCGAGCACGAAAACGGCGCCTGCTCGAACCTCACGGCCAGCTACGCCTCGGCGTCGGAGTACTACCTGATGAACATCTACGGGAAAGAGGCGACTGCCTGCTACACGCTGTTCGACGGCCTGCGCGTCCTCTGGCGCGGCGCCGAGGGGCCCGAGGCCGTCCCCTGCGAGAAGAACGACACCATCCGCGAGGAGCTCGACGAGTTCGCCGCCTGCGTCCGCGGCGAAGCTGCCCCCGGGGTGAGCGGCGACATGGCGGTCGAATCGCTGGCCGTCATCCGGGCCGGGGTACGCTCTGCAAAAGAGGGCCGCCGGGTGGAGATCGCCGAGATACTGGCAGACGATAACGAATAAACCAACGACAAGGAGACATCCATGCCGCGCATTCAGGCCGGAGAGCTGCAGCTCAACTATGCAGAAGCCGGAGCAGGCGACGCTTTTCTTTTCATCCCGGGCCTGATGGGCCTTCTGAACGCCTGGGATTTCCAGCTGCCGCATTTTTCCGGGCGCTACCGGTGCCTCACCTTCGACCACCGGGGGACGGGGGAGAGCGACAAGCCTGATGACGCCTACTCGACCGGCCTGATCGCAAAGGACGCCATCGGCCTCCTCGATGCGCTGGGCATCGAAAAAGCCATCGTCGCGGGAACTTCGACCGGCGGCTGCGTGCTGCAAAATCTCGCCCTCGACTACCCCGATCGAATCCGCTGCTGCATCTTCAGCAACACATGGACCACGGCCGACCCCTATATGCGGCGACTGCAAACCTCCCGGAAGCAGATTGCCCGGGCCTACGGGACGGAGGAGTACATCAAGTTCAGTTCGCTGTGGACGTGCGGGGCGACGCAGTTCCGGCACATGTACGAGAACCTGCTGGAGCTGGAAAAGCGCCAGAAGGAAACGATCGCCCCCGTAGAGGTTCTCTGCGCCCGCCTGGACATGACCCTGGAACACGACCGGACCGGCGAGCTCGACAAGATCGGCAAGCCCTCGCTCATCATCGCCGCCAAGGACGACGCCCTGACCCCGCCCTATTTCGCGGAAGACCTCCACAGGGCCATCAAGGGCTCGAAGCTGGTCGTTCTCGAAGAGGGAGGACACTACAGCTACCGGCGAAGCCACGCGGAGTGGAACGCCGCGGCGGACGCCTTCCTGAAAGAGGTGGAAGGGAAAATCTAGGCAGAGCGTCTTCGCGGGAGACTAATCTTCCGCTTTCTGCCCGGCAGGCTTGGCTGGCTCGTGGGTGCCGTTCGCGGCGCCGCCGTTGGTGAACACCGAAGCGAGCGAACGGCCGTTCCGTAT is a window encoding:
- a CDS encoding tripartite tricarboxylate transporter permease, with translation MNPDIAQGFLQAAAPASLAATAIGCVLGLVVGMLPGMTISTGIIIVLPLTFVLDPVISIALMLGLYASGMTGGSFSAILLNIPGTPSASATAMDGYPMAAKGEAGRALGIAIIASFAGGLFSSFCLYLIAPQLAAVALKFHAADLFSLVFFGLSVICGFAAKSLVKGLLSGFIGLLIVTVGQDPIMGTARFTYGDSNMLAGIHFLTAMIGLFAIPQIVEGIFEGSTGQSPITSARRFGRLLPSFQDLKKIMRLPIPVGSLVGTFIGILPGAGGPIAAFISYDYTQKMSRDREGFGKGCVEGIAAPESANNAVAGGALIPMMTLGIPGDPVTAILIGALLVHGLAPGPLLFMEQGGFAYTVIFSFFWANIFNFIIAFTCIRLIVKVLATPRTVLLPVIAILCVVGSFALRNSFFDTFVMLFFGLLAIFMRWLEMPVVPLLLALVLGKQLEEHLRVALTASRGDVSVFFTSPISLIFLSLSLISIAWPFIYEQRNRRSAQD
- a CDS encoding Gfo/Idh/MocA family oxidoreductase: MSNGKVRVASLGMGWWSDVLADAVQRSDKIEIVSCYTRSPEKREAFARKYGCAAAGSYEEMLADPSIEAVINTTPNHVHLETVRAAAEAGKHVFLDKPIAHTIADGRKIADSCKRAGVVLSVGYQRRRENHFLWIKRAIEAGKFGILVQADANISRDRVGQFEEGHWRYRADAMPGGVMLQIGIHYIDVLCMLMGPIKAVSARTGQLVLPGENPDIANLIIEHENGACSNLTASYASASEYYLMNIYGKEATACYTLFDGLRVLWRGAEGPEAVPCEKNDTIREELDEFAACVRGEAAPGVSGDMAVESLAVIRAGVRSAKEGRRVEIAEILADDNE
- a CDS encoding alpha/beta hydrolase, producing the protein MPRIQAGELQLNYAEAGAGDAFLFIPGLMGLLNAWDFQLPHFSGRYRCLTFDHRGTGESDKPDDAYSTGLIAKDAIGLLDALGIEKAIVAGTSTGGCVLQNLALDYPDRIRCCIFSNTWTTADPYMRRLQTSRKQIARAYGTEEYIKFSSLWTCGATQFRHMYENLLELEKRQKETIAPVEVLCARLDMTLEHDRTGELDKIGKPSLIIAAKDDALTPPYFAEDLHRAIKGSKLVVLEEGGHYSYRRSHAEWNAAADAFLKEVEGKI